CACGCCGCACAGCATCCCGCCGACGACCACATACATATGCCTGAGCGAAAATACCTTAAAGCCCAGTGCGTCGGCGGCCGCAGGGTTCTCGCCGATAGCCCGCAGAATAAGGCCGGGCCGCGTGCGATGGATGAAAAACGCCATCGCCGGCACCAGCAGATAACTGGCATAGACCAGCACATCATGCTGGAACAGAATCGGGCCGATATACGGGATATCGGACAGCGGCCCCAGCGACGTCGCCTTAAAAGCCTGCGGCACCGGCATACCGATATACGACTTGCCCAGATACCCCGACAGGCCTGTGCCGAAAAGCGTCAACGCCAGACCGCTCACCGTCTGGTTGGCCCGCAGCGTAATCGTCAGCACCCCGTGGATGAAAGCCACCGCCCCGCCGGCCGCCATCGCGGCCAGCAGACCCCACCAGCAGCTGCCCGTGGCCACGGCGGCGATAAAGCCCGACACCGCCCCCACCAGCATGATCCCCTCGACACCGAGGTTCAGAATACCGGCCCGTTCGGTGAGAAGCTCGCCGAGCGCCGCATAGAGGATCGGCGTGCCTGCGGTCACAGCGGCCGCGAGAATTGATATGATTATCGACTGCTCACTCATCCGCCTTTTCCGCCCCCTTCAAGCTCGGGAAAACAACCCGGTAATTGGCGAACATCTCGCCGCCGATCACGAAAAACAGCACAGCCCCCTGGATCATCGCCACCATCGACGCCGGCACCCCGAAAGTCTGCACAATATAACCGCCCACCTGCAGCACGCCGAACATCCCGGCCACCAGCACGATCGCGATCGGATTCAGCCGCGCCAGCCAGGCGACGATGATCGCCGTATAACCGTAGCCCGGACTAAGACCCGGCTGCAGCCTCCCGGCGATACCGCTGACCTCCGTCATGCCGGCCAGGCCGCACACCGCGCCGGACAGCGCCATCACCAGCAGCATATTGCGCTTGATATCCATCCCCGCATAGCGCGCCGCCCGTTCGCTCGAGCCGATTACCTTTATCTCGTAGCCCCAGCGTGAATTGCGGAAAATAACGATAAACACCACTACCAGAGCCAGCGCCAGCAGCAGGCCGATGTGGATCCGCGAGCCGCCGAAGGTCGGCAGCAGCGCCGCAGGCGGGAACTCCGCCGTCAGCGGAAAATTAAACCCCTTGGGATCGCGCCACGGACCGTAAACGAAATAATTAACCACTAGTATGCCCACATAATTAAGCATCAACGTCGTAATAATTTCGTTGACCCGCCATTTTACCTTCAGATACCCCGGTCCCAGCGCCCACAGCGCCCCGGCGGCCATGCCGAGCACCACCATCGCCGGCAGCATGATGAACGCCGGCAGGTTCGGAAAAGTCAGCGGCACCCAGGTCGCGGCCAACGCCCCCAGATGAAGCTGGCCCTCGGCGCCGATATTCCACAATTGCATGCGATACGCCAGCGAAACGCCCAGACCGCACAACATCAGCGGAATCGCTTTGACCGTCGTCTCCGACAGGCCGTACGCCGACCCCAGCGCGCCTTCCAGCATGGCGAAATACAGCTCGAAGGGATGACGGCCGGTAAGCGCCAGGAAAGCGGCGCAGAACAGCAGCGCCAGCACCACAGAAACCACCGGCACCGCCACCGTCATGAACGGCGAAGGCGCCAGTCGCTTTTCAAATCTCATAAGCATCGGCCTTCCCTCCCTCCGTTCCCGACCCGGCCATCAGCAGGCCGATCCTCTCGATATCCGCCTCTTCCACCGGAAACTCGCCCACCAACTGGCCGTTATACAGCACGCCAACCCTGTCGGCCAGTTTCATAATCTCGTCAAGATCCTCGGAAATCAGCAGCACGGCCGTCTTCTCGGCCTTGAGATCGAGCAGCAGGCGGTGAACAGCCTCAGTCGCCCCCACATCGAGGCCGCGGGCGGGATACACCACCACCATCAGCTTCGGCTTCTCCGCGATCTCCCTGGCCAGCAGCAAACGCTGCAAATGGCCGCCGGAAAGCATCCTCACCGGCTGGTCGAGACTCGAAACCTGCACCTTGTATTCTTTAACAAGCTTGGCCGCCCGCTCGCGGATCGCCTTGCCGTCGAGCAGCCAGCGGCCGGAGAATTCGGGCTGCTGATAACTCTTCAGCAGCAGATTCTCCAGCACCGACAGCTCCGGCACCAGGCCCACCCCCAGGCGGTCTTCCGGCACATAGCTCACCCCGCGGGCGATCATATCCGCCGGGCGGAAATTCGTCACATCCTCGTCATACAGCCTGACCGTCCCGTCCGCCATCCGGCGCAGCCCGGTGATCACCTCGGCCAGCTCCCGCTGACCGTTGCCGGCGACCCCGGCAATACCGAAAATCTCACCTTCGTTGACCGTCAGCGACAGGTCTTTCAGGCCGTACATCCCCATATCGTTGAAGGCTACCGCCTTTTTCAATTCCAGCACCGGCCGGCCTTCCGGCACAGCGTCCCGCTCGTACTGGGAAACGACATCCCGGCCGACCATCATCCACACAAGCTTCTTCGTATCAAGCTGATTGCGGCCCAAAGCGCCGGTCACCTTGCCGCCCCGCAGCACCGTAACCCGGTCGGCAAGCTCGTACACCTCGTTGAGCTTATGGGTAATAAACACGATCGCACAGCCGTCGGCCGCCATGCGGCGCAGCGTCTTGAACATCTCGGCCGCTTCCTGGGGAGTCAGCACCGCCGTAGGTTCGTCGAGGATCAGCACCCGTGAACCGTGGTAAAGCATACGGACGATCTCCACCCGCTGCTTCTCCCCCACCGAAAGCTGCCACACGCTCGCCTCCGGTTTTATCGCCAAGCCGTATTTATCGCCAAGTTCGGCGATATCGGCCGTCATTTTCTCTGTTGAAAGCATGAACGAGCCATGCTGCCCGCTCATCGCGATATTCTCGGCCACCGAAAACGGCTCCACGAGCTTGAAGTGCTGGTGGACCATGCCGATGCCGCAGGCGATGGCGTCACGCGGCGAGCGGAACCTCTTCTCCTCGCCGTTCACGCAGACCGTGCCGCCGTCAGGCATATACAAACCCGACAGAACGCACATCAGCGTGCTTTTCCCCGAGCCGTTCTCCCCGAGGAGAGCGTGGATCTCGCCCGGATAAATATCCATGTCGATATTATCGTTGGCCAACACGCCTGGGAAACGTTTATACATCCCCCGCATCGTGATAATCGGCTTTACCATGCATTTCCTCCGCTGGCTAAAACGCAGAGCGCCGGCAGGCCGAAGCCTGCCAGCTCTCCGTCAAGCGCATTATTTGTAATCCTTATTTCGGGATAGTACCGTCTACGCCTTCAACAAACCAGCTCCAGCCCAGTTGATCCTTATCGGACAGCGCCTGTCCGGCCGGCACCTTAACCGCGCCGGTCTGATCCTTGAGCGGGCCGGCGAAAATGTTCAGTTCGTTCTTCATGATCTTAGCCTTGGCGTCGGCGATCTGTTTCTTGGCATCCTCCTGAACCATCGGTCCGAGAGGCGCGATATCCGCGATGCCGTCGCTCATATGGCCCCAGTACTGTTCGCTCTTCCAGGTGCCCTTCTTGACGGAATCGACAACCTTCACATAATACGGGCCCCAGTTCCAAACCGCCGAAGTCAGCACCGCCTTGGGCGCCATCTTGCTCATATCGGTATTATAACCGACGCTGAACTTACCCTTCTCCTCGGCAGCCTGCTGCGGTCCAGGAGTATCCTGGTGCTGCGCGATGACATCCGCGCCGGCGTCAAGCAGCGAAACCGCGGCCTGCTTTTCCTTCGCCGGATCGTACCAGGTATTGGTCCAAATCACCTTAACCTTGGCGTTAGGGTTGACCGAACGTACGCCCAGGGTAAACCCGTTGATGCCGCGGACGACTTCCGGAATCGGGAACGCGGCCACATAGCCGATAACGTTGCTCTTCGTAGCCTTGCCGGCGGCGATGCCGGTCAGATAGCGGGCCTCTTCGATGCGGCCGAAGTAAGTGCCCACATTCGCGGCGGTCTTAAAGCCCGAGCAATGCATAAACACAACATTGGGATACTTCTTGGCGACGTTGATCGTCGGGTCCATATAACCGAAGCTGGTGGTGAAAATCACCTTATGGCCCTGCTCGGCGAGCTGGGTGATAACCCGCTCGGAGTCGGCGCCTTCCGGCACGGATTCGATAATCGTCGACTGAATATCC
The sequence above is a segment of the Sporomusaceae bacterium genome. Coding sequences within it:
- a CDS encoding ABC transporter permease, producing the protein MSEQSIIISILAAAVTAGTPILYAALGELLTERAGILNLGVEGIMLVGAVSGFIAAVATGSCWWGLLAAMAAGGAVAFIHGVLTITLRANQTVSGLALTLFGTGLSGYLGKSYIGMPVPQAFKATSLGPLSDIPYIGPILFQHDVLVYASYLLVPAMAFFIHRTRPGLILRAIGENPAAADALGFKVFSLRHMYVVVGGMLCGVGGAYLSLAYAPSWLENMTAGRGWIAVALVVFALWDPWRALIGSYLFGGVDALGFNLQVLGVTVPTFFLSMMPYLFTILVLTLLMAKSGGRVVPPGALGLPYDREDR
- a CDS encoding BMP family ABC transporter substrate-binding protein; its protein translation is MKNRYVILALALVFTAALVLGGCGGGDKKPAAPAAPEKMKVAFVYIGPVGDAGWTYAHEQGRKYLMEKMPDIQSTIIESVPEGADSERVITQLAEQGHKVIFTTSFGYMDPTINVAKKYPNVVFMHCSGFKTAANVGTYFGRIEEARYLTGIAAGKATKSNVIGYVAAFPIPEVVRGINGFTLGVRSVNPNAKVKVIWTNTWYDPAKEKQAAVSLLDAGADVIAQHQDTPGPQQAAEEKGKFSVGYNTDMSKMAPKAVLTSAVWNWGPYYVKVVDSVKKGTWKSEQYWGHMSDGIADIAPLGPMVQEDAKKQIADAKAKIMKNELNIFAGPLKDQTGAVKVPAGQALSDKDQLGWSWFVEGVDGTIPK
- a CDS encoding ABC transporter ATP-binding protein encodes the protein MVKPIITMRGMYKRFPGVLANDNIDMDIYPGEIHALLGENGSGKSTLMCVLSGLYMPDGGTVCVNGEEKRFRSPRDAIACGIGMVHQHFKLVEPFSVAENIAMSGQHGSFMLSTEKMTADIAELGDKYGLAIKPEASVWQLSVGEKQRVEIVRMLYHGSRVLILDEPTAVLTPQEAAEMFKTLRRMAADGCAIVFITHKLNEVYELADRVTVLRGGKVTGALGRNQLDTKKLVWMMVGRDVVSQYERDAVPEGRPVLELKKAVAFNDMGMYGLKDLSLTVNEGEIFGIAGVAGNGQRELAEVITGLRRMADGTVRLYDEDVTNFRPADMIARGVSYVPEDRLGVGLVPELSVLENLLLKSYQQPEFSGRWLLDGKAIRERAAKLVKEYKVQVSSLDQPVRMLSGGHLQRLLLAREIAEKPKLMVVVYPARGLDVGATEAVHRLLLDLKAEKTAVLLISEDLDEIMKLADRVGVLYNGQLVGEFPVEEADIERIGLLMAGSGTEGGKADAYEI
- a CDS encoding ABC transporter permease, which codes for MLMRFEKRLAPSPFMTVAVPVVSVVLALLFCAAFLALTGRHPFELYFAMLEGALGSAYGLSETTVKAIPLMLCGLGVSLAYRMQLWNIGAEGQLHLGALAATWVPLTFPNLPAFIMLPAMVVLGMAAGALWALGPGYLKVKWRVNEIITTLMLNYVGILVVNYFVYGPWRDPKGFNFPLTAEFPPAALLPTFGGSRIHIGLLLALALVVVFIVIFRNSRWGYEIKVIGSSERAARYAGMDIKRNMLLVMALSGAVCGLAGMTEVSGIAGRLQPGLSPGYGYTAIIVAWLARLNPIAIVLVAGMFGVLQVGGYIVQTFGVPASMVAMIQGAVLFFVIGGEMFANYRVVFPSLKGAEKADE